The proteins below come from a single Vibrio diazotrophicus genomic window:
- a CDS encoding AraC family transcriptional regulator — protein sequence MDAPKWKTLNSPFVSPCSGAAQLHDLQCANGEHTDIVLRKTKLFHSDLLKLDKQISPKQYAQLCFNATLSSGCAELAIKLGRQVLPSALGPWASGLIHAPDLGRALDFLISTTYRWSPLIDIQRRIENGKAHYLVYDAYGLLDDPLLKQFVMLSTFEAVRQSCEWLAGKNVCAHWQYTFEGSGEKLQWEAFSSLGELALFNQPYSAFSISEMLLATPLNQSCSSIYHATQKKVLHEKSNSTGIVEIVRVKVNDSIQNIPSMEDIARSMSISTATLKRNLKQHNTSYQSIVDDCRSKTTYFLLNNKNMSEKEVAQHLNFYDVSNLRRAMKKWLVLG from the coding sequence ATGGATGCTCCCAAATGGAAGACTCTGAACTCACCCTTTGTTTCTCCTTGTTCTGGGGCTGCACAATTACACGACTTACAGTGTGCCAATGGAGAACATACAGACATAGTGTTGCGAAAAACTAAGCTGTTTCATTCCGATCTTCTGAAGTTGGATAAACAGATTTCTCCCAAGCAGTATGCCCAATTGTGCTTTAATGCAACCTTAAGCAGTGGTTGTGCTGAGTTAGCGATAAAGCTTGGTCGACAAGTGTTACCCAGTGCGCTCGGACCTTGGGCAAGCGGCCTTATTCACGCACCGGATTTGGGTCGAGCGCTCGATTTTCTTATATCGACAACCTATCGTTGGTCGCCGCTTATTGATATACAGCGGCGCATTGAGAATGGGAAAGCGCATTACTTGGTATACGATGCGTACGGACTTCTAGATGATCCTCTGCTTAAACAGTTTGTTATGTTGTCTACATTTGAGGCTGTTCGTCAAAGTTGCGAATGGTTGGCGGGGAAAAATGTTTGTGCTCACTGGCAGTATACGTTTGAAGGCAGTGGAGAAAAACTGCAATGGGAGGCCTTTTCTTCGTTGGGTGAACTTGCTTTGTTTAATCAACCTTATTCCGCGTTCTCAATCTCTGAAATGTTGTTAGCAACACCACTAAATCAGTCATGCAGTTCTATCTACCACGCTACTCAGAAAAAGGTATTGCACGAAAAATCCAACTCCACAGGTATTGTTGAAATTGTTCGAGTCAAAGTAAACGACTCGATTCAGAATATACCCAGTATGGAAGACATTGCTCGTAGCATGAGTATCAGTACAGCAACATTAAAACGTAACTTAAAGCAGCATAACACCAGCTATCAGAGTATCGTCGATGATTGCAGATCTAAGACAACATACTTCTTACTCAACAACAAAAACATGAGTGAGAAAGAGGTGGCTCAACACCTTAATTTTTATGATGTGAGCAACCTAAGACGAGCCATGAAAAAATGGCTCGTCTTAG
- a CDS encoding phytase: protein MSVFKYSVIATALTLATSSYAANSTQTSYEDIADSAVWQSKSASLLIASLEDDGVAVYNDKGMEIQRIDSEPALGVDVRYELQSDSGKSIDIAAIGLPDSDAIALYAIDANSAQPLKEVGRIPLSFKPEGVCLIKNVTTGTVSVIGYSESGLVAQFKLMYDDNRVTSLFNIEGKASPVRELQIGGELSGCVSDDVNGKLYVLEQDLGIWSYGNDPENVTERQLVNVVEPLGSLKEIENIDIINHAGGKATLVVADEGNGFFLFDSQTHKQLASFNIEGVEEAKLVSVGKNELWIGNTEADEPVYQSVNFDELSKIVGYKVANTVPPKEMKVEGIRIVKASAETQPVNKSGDAADDPAFWLNVNNPDQSLIIATNKKKGLMAYRLNGEEVQFLKAGKPNNIDIRQNLIDSKGNNVDLAAASNRELNTIALYTITEGDEPIKVLPAKGKNVHQEEPELVSQVDEVYGLCMGQSTEGTPYVYVNGKNGIVEQWKITLNNGYATGEMVRRVSVPTQPEGCVVDDKTQTLYVGEEDNAIWQFDARENGSTEAKLLAKIDGKQITDDVEGLSLYQNGQDNLLIASSQGSHSYAVFDLNQNGKFAYSFAVIGDDSIGVDGASETDGIHAVATPLGSQYPNGIFIAQDGFNVDKEYHSVNQNFKIVDWRSIAK from the coding sequence ATGTCTGTTTTTAAATATTCGGTTATCGCAACAGCGCTGACACTAGCAACCAGCAGCTATGCTGCTAACTCAACACAAACGAGTTACGAGGATATTGCTGACAGCGCAGTATGGCAGTCGAAGTCAGCTTCGCTGCTTATTGCGAGCTTAGAAGATGATGGTGTGGCCGTTTATAATGACAAAGGAATGGAAATTCAGCGTATTGATTCTGAACCCGCATTAGGGGTAGATGTTCGTTACGAGTTGCAATCAGATTCAGGCAAAAGTATTGATATCGCTGCTATTGGCCTTCCTGATAGTGATGCTATTGCGCTTTACGCTATCGATGCTAATAGCGCACAACCTCTTAAAGAAGTCGGTCGAATTCCACTTAGCTTTAAACCGGAAGGTGTGTGTTTAATTAAGAATGTAACCACGGGCACGGTGAGCGTGATTGGTTACTCAGAAAGTGGATTAGTGGCTCAGTTTAAACTGATGTACGACGATAATCGGGTGACTAGCCTATTTAATATCGAAGGCAAAGCTTCTCCAGTCCGTGAACTGCAAATTGGTGGAGAATTAAGTGGCTGTGTATCTGATGATGTTAATGGCAAGCTATACGTTTTGGAGCAGGATCTAGGTATCTGGTCTTATGGCAACGACCCTGAAAACGTTACAGAGCGTCAGTTGGTCAATGTTGTTGAACCGCTAGGTTCTTTAAAAGAGATCGAAAACATAGACATCATCAATCACGCTGGTGGCAAAGCTACTCTGGTTGTTGCGGATGAAGGTAATGGTTTCTTCCTCTTCGATTCACAAACTCATAAGCAGTTAGCTTCATTCAATATCGAAGGTGTTGAGGAAGCGAAGTTGGTCAGTGTAGGTAAAAACGAGCTTTGGATTGGCAACACTGAAGCCGATGAGCCTGTGTATCAATCTGTAAACTTTGATGAACTCTCAAAAATTGTAGGTTACAAAGTTGCAAACACAGTCCCACCCAAAGAAATGAAGGTTGAGGGGATCCGAATTGTTAAAGCGAGCGCTGAAACTCAACCTGTCAACAAAAGTGGTGATGCGGCAGACGATCCAGCGTTTTGGCTCAACGTGAACAACCCCGATCAGAGCCTCATTATTGCAACCAACAAGAAAAAAGGCTTAATGGCTTATCGTCTCAACGGCGAAGAAGTACAGTTCTTGAAAGCTGGTAAACCAAACAACATCGATATTCGTCAGAATCTGATTGATAGCAAAGGCAATAACGTAGATTTAGCCGCTGCATCGAACCGAGAACTCAATACCATCGCGCTATACACGATCACTGAGGGTGACGAACCAATTAAAGTACTTCCAGCTAAAGGTAAAAACGTACATCAGGAAGAACCAGAACTGGTTTCTCAAGTCGATGAGGTTTATGGCCTATGTATGGGGCAAAGCACAGAAGGCACACCTTATGTTTACGTTAACGGTAAGAATGGCATCGTAGAACAGTGGAAAATCACTCTGAACAACGGTTATGCGACTGGAGAAATGGTTCGTAGGGTATCAGTACCAACGCAGCCCGAAGGTTGTGTGGTTGATGATAAAACTCAAACCCTTTATGTCGGTGAAGAAGACAACGCGATATGGCAGTTTGATGCACGAGAAAACGGTTCAACAGAAGCGAAGCTTCTCGCAAAAATAGACGGTAAGCAAATCACAGATGATGTAGAAGGGTTAAGCCTGTACCAAAACGGTCAAGACAACCTTTTGATTGCGTCAAGCCAAGGCAGTCACTCTTATGCGGTCTTTGACCTCAATCAAAATGGTAAATTTGCGTATTCCTTTGCTGTGATCGGTGATGACAGTATCGGTGTTGATGGTGCTAGCGAAACAGATGGTATTCATGCTGTCGCGACGCCACTCGGTAGCCAATACCCGAACGGCATTTTTATCGCGCAAGACGGCTTCAACGTTGATAAGGAATATCACTCTGTGAATCAGAACTTCAAAATCGTCGACTGGCGTAGTATTGCCAAATAA
- the malG gene encoding maltose ABC transporter permease MalG yields MAMVQGKTLKYRVLATHIALCTFLALIIFPLLMIVAISFREGNFATGSLIPENPSLEHWKLALGIAVENADGTVTPPPFPVLTWLWNSVKVAAISSVLIVALSTTSAYAFARMKFKGKSTILKAMMIFQMFPAVLALVALYALFDKLGQYIPFLGLNTHGGLIFSYLGGIALHVWTIKGYFETIDLSLEEAAALDGATPWQAFRLVLLPLSVPILAVVFILSFIGVVGEVPVASLLLSDVNSYTLAVGMQQYLYPQNYLWGDFAAAAVLSALPITIVFLLAQRWLVGGLTAGGVKG; encoded by the coding sequence ATGGCTATGGTTCAAGGTAAAACCTTAAAATACAGAGTGTTGGCGACGCATATTGCGCTGTGTACATTCTTAGCGTTAATCATTTTCCCACTGCTGATGATCGTGGCGATTTCTTTCCGTGAGGGTAACTTTGCAACAGGTAGTTTAATTCCTGAGAATCCGTCTCTTGAGCACTGGAAACTGGCGCTCGGTATCGCGGTAGAAAATGCGGATGGAACAGTAACACCGCCTCCATTCCCTGTTCTAACGTGGTTATGGAACTCAGTTAAAGTTGCAGCAATCAGTTCAGTGTTGATCGTCGCGCTATCTACAACTTCTGCTTATGCATTTGCTCGTATGAAGTTCAAAGGTAAGAGCACTATCTTGAAAGCAATGATGATTTTCCAGATGTTCCCTGCAGTATTGGCGCTGGTGGCTCTATACGCATTGTTTGATAAGTTGGGTCAATACATTCCATTCCTTGGTTTGAACACTCACGGCGGTTTGATTTTCTCTTACTTGGGCGGTATCGCGCTGCATGTTTGGACTATCAAAGGCTACTTTGAAACGATTGACCTTTCATTGGAAGAAGCGGCAGCACTTGACGGCGCAACACCATGGCAAGCATTCCGCCTAGTACTTTTACCGCTTTCCGTACCGATTCTGGCAGTTGTGTTTATTCTCTCATTTATCGGTGTTGTGGGTGAGGTTCCAGTGGCATCTTTGCTACTTTCTGATGTAAACTCATACACACTTGCGGTTGGTATGCAGCAGTATTTGTACCCTCAAAACTACTTATGGGGAGACTTTGCGGCAGCGGCAGTTTTATCTGCTTTACCAATTACTATCGTATTCTTGCTTGCGCAGCGTTGGCTAGTCGGAGGACTAACGGCCGGCGGTGTGAAAGGATAA